The stretch of DNA GCTACCCAACGTCAGGAGACAAAGCAGAAGACCCGCAAGCAACAACGTCAGCGCCTCCACCGCGCTGGCCCAGAATGGGCGTTGCAGCGATGAACCGGCCAACGCCTGTTCAATCGCCTGAGCGTGCACCTGAACGCCCGGAACGATCCCGCCGAGCGGGCTGAACCGCAGATCCTGCAGCCCCTGCGCTGAGCTGCCGATCAGCGCGATACTTCCTTCGAACAGTTCCGCAGACGGCGCGTCCAGCACACGCCAGGCGGGCACGCTTTGGGCATCGAGATCCCGGCGGTAGTGCAGCCAGAGTTCGCCCTGCCGGTTGGTCGGAAGCGTGAGCTCGCCAATCCTGACCCGCTCGACCGCGCCACTCGCAGCAGTCTCGATGCGGTAAAGCTTGCGGCCCAGATAGACTCGCAGTGCTTCAGCAGTCAGCGAGGGAAATAGGTGTTCGCCGACGCGAATCATTACGGGTACCCGGCGCACCACGCCATCGGAATCGGGCTTGAAGGTCATGGCGCCGCTGCCGGCCGCGGCGTTTTCGAGCAATGGCAGCGCCGTGCTGGTTCCCATGTAGGCCGAGAAGTCAGCCTGCGCAGCATCTGCATCAAACTGGACACCGAAGCGGCTTTGAGGCGTGGACGGAGAAGGCGCGCGTGTCGTGGCGAAGCCAAGCACGCTGGGTTGTCGCTCGAGCGCGGCGGCGAACAATCGATCATGGTCGGGTAAAGGGCCTAGCTCGTCTAGCACGCCGGGCGGCAGATTAAGCGCGTTCAGAACACGCCGAGGCGAGCTGCGGTCGGGCTCGGCAAACAGCACGTCAAACACCACCACGGCCGCGCCGGCCTGGTACAAGCGCCTCAGCAGCTGTGCTAGCAGATCACGTGGCCAAGGCCATTGACCCAGGCGAGCGAGGCTCGCTTCGTCAATGTCCACCACGCGAACCGCCGTCTGCGCCGGCGCTGGCCGGGGTTGCCAGCGCTGGTACTGGTCGAACAGGCTGTTGCGCAGGCTTTGCAACATCAGCGGCTCCGCCAGATACAGGCCGCAGGCGACAAGCAACCCGGCCAAGGCGAGGAGCAGGCGCGGCGCCAGAATACGGGGCGGTGCCATCAGGCGCGCTCCCGCAGCCGTTCGGTTGGCCAGGCTGCCACGCTGGCTTAGTCGAGGACCAGAATGGCGTCCATCTCCACCTGCGCGGCTTTCGGCAGCGCGGCGATGCCAATCGCGGCCCGGGCTGGGTAAGGCTGCTGGAAATAGCGGCTCATGACGTCATTGACCGTGGCGAAGTTGCCGAGGTCGGTCAGGAAAATATTCAGCTTGACGATGTCTTTCAGCGAGCCGCCGGCGGCCTCTGCTACCGCCTTGAGGTTCTCGAATACCTGCGCGGTCTGCGCTTCGAAGCCTTCCACCAGCTCCATGGTCTTCGGGTCCAGAGGGATCTGTCCCGACATATAGACGGTATTGCCGGCCTTGATCGCCTGGGAGTAAGGGCCAATGGCGGCTGGCGCGCTATCGCTGTGGATCACGGTCTTGCTCATGGAATGCTCCGGATAGAAGGTTGGGGCACCAGAGCATACGGGCTGAGGCGGGGATGCAAAAGCCCTGCGCCCGGTAATGGGAGGGGCGCTGGCGCGTCGAACTAGGCTTTCATCCGGGTGATGCGCATCACCCCTTTGATTGCGCGCAGCTTCTTGATCACACGCGCCAGGTGGACACGGTCATGCACGCTCACGACCAACTGAACGACGCTGATGCGGCCGTCACGCTCGTCCATGCCAATCTTTTCAATATTGCCGTCGGCGGCATTGACGCTACCGGCCAGCAGCGCGATCAGGCCGCGCTGATGTTCCAGTTCGACGCGAAGTTCGACATTGAACTCGCCCGTGACATCCTTCGACCAGGACAGCTGGATGCATTTGTCGGGATTGTGTCGGACATCGGCGATGTTCCGGCAGGTATCCAAATGCACCACCATTCCCTTGCCGGCGGACAGGTGCCCGACGATCGGGTCGCCTGGAATAGGCGTGCAACATTTGGCGTAGTTCAGCACCAGGCCCTCGGTGCCGCGGATGGCCAGTGGCCCCTCTGCGCTCGGCGCCTGCTCGCCTTCGCTGGCCAGCAGTCGACGGGCAATCACATAGGCCATGCGATTACCCAGACCGATGTCCTCGAGCAGGTCTTCGATGACCTCCATGTGGTACTCGTTGAGCACGGCTTGGATCCGCTCGGCGGAGATGGTGTCCAGGCTGGTTTCGAACCCTGTAAGCACCTTGTTCAGCAGGCGCTCACCGAGGTTGATCGACTCCGAGCGGCGTTGCAGCTTGAGCGCATGGCGAATGTGAGTGCGTGCTTTGCCCGTGACCACAAAGTTCAGCCAGGCCGGATTCGGACGAGCGCCAGGGGCCGTAACGATCTCAACCGTACAACCGCTCTCCAGCGCCTGCGACAGCGGTGCCAGGCGGCGATTGACGCGGCAGGCGATACAGGTGTTGCCGACGTCGGTGTGCACCGCGTAAGCGAAGTCCACCGCGGTTGAGCCTTTGGGCAACTCCATGATGCTGCCCTTGGGGGTGAAGACGTAGACCTCGTCCGGAAACAGGTCGATCTTCACGCTTTCGATGAATTCCAGGGAGTTGCCGGCGCGCTCCTGTAGTTCGAGCACGCCTTTGACCCATTGACGCGCGCGCGCATGGGTGCCCTTGGGTGCTTCGTCATCGTTGGATTTGTACAGCCAGTGTGCGGCGATCCCGTTGTTGGCCATCTCTTCCATTTCGCGGGTGCGAATCTGGATTTCGATGGGCACTCCGTGCATGCCGAACAGGGTGGTATGCAACGACTGATAGCCGTTGGCCTTGGGGATCGCGATGTAGTCCTTGAACCGCCCGGGCAGTGGCTTGTAGAGGCTATGCACAGCGCCGAGTACGCGATAGCAGGTGTCGACCTTGTCGACCACGATTCGGAAGGCATAGACGTCCATGATCTCGTTGAACGCCTTGCGTTTGCCGCGCATCTTTTTGTAGATGCTGAACAGGTGCTTCTCGCGGCCGACAACCTCGCCTTCGAGGCCTTCGCGCTCGAGGCAATGCGTCAGCGACTGCTCGATCTTGTCGACAATCTCGTTGCGGTTGCCCCGGGCGCGGCGTACCGCGGCGCGGATGCGCTCCGAACGCATCGGGTGCATGGCCTTGAAACCGAGATCCTCGAACTCGACGCGCATGGCGTGCATGCCCAGCCGGTTGGCAATGGGCGCATAGATTTCCAGGGTTTCCTTGGCGATGCGCCGACGCTTTTCGCCGGCCAGCACTTCCAGGGTGCGCATGTTGTGCAGGCGGTCGGCGAGCTTGACCAGAATGACGCGTATGTCACGCGCCATGGCCATGGCCATCTTCTGGAAGTTCTCGGCCTGGGCTTCGGCCTTGGTTTCGAACTTCATCTGGGTCAGCTTGCTGACGCCATCCACCAGCTCGGCAACGGTTTCGCCGAACTGTGCGGTCAATGCTTCCTTGGCGATGCCGGTGTCCTCGATGACGTCATGCAGCATCGCGGCCATCAGGCTCTGATGGTCCATGTGCATGTCAGCGAGGATGTTGGCTACCGCGAGAGGGTGGGTGACGTAGGCTTCACCGCTGCGCCGACGCTGGCCGTCGTGGGCCTGCTCGGCGTAGAAATAGGCACGGCGGACCAGGTTGACCTGGTCTTCGCCGAGGTAGGTCGATAAGCGATCGGCAAGAACGTCTATGGCTGGCAAGGGAATACTCCCTGCCGGTTGGGCGCTGTGTTTGCGGTTCGACTTCGACCAGGCATTTAGTTACAGAGTCTCGTTGGACTCTTCCTCGTACTGAACGAACAGTGGCTCGTCGTCGACGATGTCATCTTGTGCGATGACGTCATAGTCCACCAGGCCGGAGGCGATTTCACGCAGGGCGACCACGGTTGGCTTGTCGTTTTCCCAGGCCACTTTAGGCTCCTTGCCGCCGGTAGCCAGCTGACGCGAGCGCTTGGTGGCGAGCATGACCAGCTCGAAGCGGTTATCTACGTTGTCCAGGCAATCTTCAACGGTAACGCGGGCCATGGTGTTCCTCATCAATAGCGGTAAAGCGTGCCCGAATGGGCGAGCGGACGGGATAGTCTAAAAAATCACCAGCCAATAGGGAAGCGGTAATACGTTTTCATCCCTCGGCGGCTGCGACAGCGATAGCAAGTGAGGCTTTCGGCCGTACTGCCGTCGCGGTTCGTCTACCTTGTCCGATCAGGCCAGCAATTGCTCAAGCAGTCCACGGAACCGCTCCTGTTGTGAGGTTTGCAACAGCTGGTTGGCGCGGAAGATTGCCTGCAGATCAATCAGGGCATGAGCAAAGTCATCATTGATGACGAGGTAATCGTATTCGACGTAATGGGTCATTTCACTGACCGCCTCGCGCATGCGCCTCTCGATAACGTCATCGCTGTCCTGGCCCCGGTTGGTCAGGCGTTGGCGCAGCGCTTCCTGTGTGGGCGGCAGGATGAAAATAGACTTTGCCTGCGGCATCAGCCGGCGGACCTGTTGAGCGCCCTGCCAGTCGATTTCCAGAATCAGGTCAAAGCCTTCGCTCAAGGTCTGCTCAAGCCAGCGCTGTGAGGTTCCGTAGAGGTTGCCAAACACTTCGGCGTGCTCAAGAAACTCATCATGCTCGAGGCGCTGAATAAACTCTTCGCGGCTGACGAAGTGGTAGTTGACCCCATCCACCTCGCCCGGACGCATCGGCCGCGTGGTGTGTGAGACCGAGACCCGGACCTGCGGTTGGGCATCAAGCAGGGCCTTGACCAGGCTGGTCTTGCCGGCCCCAGAAGGCGCGGAAACGATATAAAGCGTACCGGTGGAGGCTGACATGCTGATTCTCTGTACGGTTGCAGTTGTGCGCCAGACGGGCGGCAGTTCGCCAGTCAGGTCCAGCGTAGTTGCTATTCGATGTTTTGGACTTGTTCGCGCATCTGCTCGATGAGCACCTTCAGGTTCACGGCGGCCTGGGTGCCGCGAGTGTCGAACGCCTTGGAGCCGAGCGTATTCGCCTCTCGATTGAGTTCCTGCATGAGGAAGTCCAGGCGCCGACCCGCGGCCCCGCCCGCCGTCAAGACGCGCCGTACCTCGCTGACGTGGGTGGCGAGGCGATCAAGCTCCTCAGCGACGTCGCTTTTTTGCGCAAGCATCGCGATCTCTTGTTCGAGTCGTTGCGGGTCCAGCTCAATGCGCATCTCAGCGCAACGGTCGAGCAGCTTCTGCCGCTGGGCAGCAAGCATTTGCGGGACCTGGCTACGCAACGTAACCGTTTCCTCGGTAATTGCATCGAGACGCTCGTTGATCAGGCGAGCCAGTTCTTCGCCCTCGCGTTGGCGTCCATTCTTAAGCTCGGCCAGGGTCCGGTGAAACAGTTGCAGCGCTGCGCTGTTTAGCGCCTGGGGATCCGCTGCGTCGCCCACCAATACGCCGGGCCAGGACAATATCTCCAGCGGGTTGAGTGGCGCGGGTTGTTTGATCAATGCGGCGACGCTCTCGGCTGCGGCGATCAGCTGACTGGCCCGCTCAGTGTCCACCTGCATTGAGCGGCCAGAGGCTTCTTCGGCAAATCGCAGCGTACATTCGACCTTGCCACGCGACAGGCCTTTGCGCAGAGCCTCACGGACTGAGCCTTCCAGGTCCCGGAACGCTTCTGGCAGGCGTAGGTGCGGCTCCAGATAACGATGGTTTACCGAGCGGATCTCCCAGCTGAGGGTGCCGTGGTCGCCGGCCTGCTCGGCGCGTGCGAAGGCGGTCATGCTGTGGATCATGAGATATCCCCTCGGTGCAGTACGAAAGGCGAAGGATTGTAAAGGAAAAACCGGCCATTGGCGTCTGTGCGTCGTAGGCGTGCTGCACTCGCGGCCCACAACGTCACCGGTGGGCTGCGCTGGCGTGCCGATGGCCTGGCAGTGGCCCTGATACCGGTCGAGGCCTCTATAATGGGGCTACTCATCCCAGAAGCAGGACAAGCCTCATGAAACGACCCAGTGGCCGCGCCGCCGACCAGCTGCGTTCGATCCGCATTACCCGTAATTACACCAAGCATGCAGAGGGCTCGGTGCTGGTGGAGTTCGGTGATACCAAAGTGATCTGCACCGCCAGCATCGAAAATGGCGTCCCTCGTTTCCTCAAAGGCCAGGGGCAAGGGTGGTTGACTGCCGAGTACGGCATGCTGCCTCGTGCGACCGGTGAGCGGAACCAGCGTGAAGCCAGCCGCGGTAAGCAGGGCGGTCGCACCCTGGAGATCCAACGGTTGATTGGCCGCTCGCTGCGGGCGTCATTGGACATGAGCAAGCTGGGCGAGAACACCATCTACATCGATTGCGATGTCATTCAGGCGGATGGTGGCACGCGTACGGCCTCGATCACCGGTGCGATGGTGGCCTTGGTTGATGCGTTGAAGCTGCTGAAGAAGCGTGGTGGGCTAAAGGGCGGCGATCCGCTTAAGCAAATGGTGGCCGCGGTATCGGTAGGAATCTATCAGGGTCAGCCGGTCCTCGACCTGGATTATCTGGAAGATTCATCCGCCGAAACTGACCTGAACGTAGTCATGACCAATGCCGGTGGTTTTATCGAGGTGCAGGGAACTGCAGAGGGTGCGCCGTTCCAGCCCGAGGAGCTCAATGCCATGCTCGCGCTGGCACAAGCAGGCATGAAAGAGCTGTTCGCGCTGCAGCTGGCCGCGCTGGCTGATTAAACACGAGGAGAACGCCGTGACTGACCAGCAATTGATGCCACAACCCTCGCCGCAAGCGCGGCAATGGGCGATGTTCTGTCATTACTCGGCGTTCTGCTGGTTTTTGGTTCCGATGATCGGCAACGTGCTAGGGCCGTTGATCGTCTGGCAATTGAAAAAGGACATGGATCCTTTTGTCGACGAGCAGGGAAAGGAAGCGCTTAATTTCCAGATCACCTTCAGCATTTTGCTGATGATCTGCGGCGTGCTGGCGTGGATTCTGATCGGGTTTCCGCTGATGGCACTGATTAGCGTCGTGGCGTTGGTGTTGGTAGTCATCGCTGGCATCCGCGCCAACGAAGGTAAACCGTACCGCTATCCGTTCTGCTGGCGGATCGTCAAGTAATCGCTAGCAAGATATTCAGGCTACTGCCTGGATGCTCATCCTGTTTAGAGGCTTAGCGTCCAGTCGTAATCGACAACGAGCGGGGCATGCTGGGAGAAGCGGGGCTGACGGGGTAGGCGCGCGCTGCGCACAAACCGACGCATACCCGAGGTCAGAATCTGATAGTCGAACCGCCAGCCCAGATTAAGCATCTGCGCTTGTTCGGTATCCGGCCACCAGCTGTATAGGTCTCCCTCGCGACTAACCTCACGCAGAGCGTCGACATAGCCCATGTTGCCGAATATCTCGTCAAGCCAAGCGCGCTCAGGGGCTAAGAATCCGGTGGCCTGTTGGCAGTCGCGCCAGTTTTTCACGTCCAGTTTCTGATGGGCTACGTATAGCGAGCCGCAGTAGATGTATTCGCGGCGCTTGCGACGCTGCTTGTCCAGATAATGGGCGAAATCATCCATGAACTTGAATTTTTGATTCAGATCTTCGTCGCCACCGCGCCCCGTGGGTAGCAGCAAGCTCGCAATGCTGACCTTGTCGAAGTCGGCCTGCAGATATCGGCCGTAGCGGTCGGCTGTTTCGAAACCGAGTCCCATGATGACAGCCTTCGGCTGCAGTCGAGAGTACAGTGCAACGCCACCCTGTTCGGGAATTTCCGCGTCGACGGTATAAAGGAAATAGCCATCGAGCTGGTAGGCGGGATCGTCGAGTTCTACTACAGAGGCGCGGGTATCCTGCAGGCAGATGACATCGGCATTCTGCGCCTGCAGCCAGCTAAGAAGACCCCGCTGTGCCGCCGCTTGAATGCCATTCACATTGACGCTGATGATCCGCATAAATGGCCCCTAAAAACACGTGCGTGTATGATAACCCAAGCTCTTTGCAATTAGCTAAACCAGTGTCTTCCGGGAATTTTCTTCATGCAGGCGTACCAGCGCGAGTTCATTCGCTTCGCCATCGAGCGCGGAGTTCTGCGTTTCGGTGAGTTCACCCTGAAATCGGGGCGCACCAGTCCCTATTTCTTCAACGCCGGCCTGTTCAACACCGGCACGGCGCTGGCGCAGCTAGGACGCTTCTACGCAGCGGCTGTCGTAGAGAGTGGCATCGATTTCGACGTGATCTTTGGTCCGGCCTATAAGGGCATACCTCTGGCCGCAGCAACGGCCATCTCGCTTGCTGAACACCATCAACGTGATCTGCCGTGGTGCTTCAACCGTAAGGAGGCCAAGGATCATGGGGAAGGCGGCACGCTAGTCGGCGCTCCGCTCGACGGGCGTGTGCTGATTGTCGATGACGTCATTACCGCCGGCACGGCAATTCGTGAGGTCATGCAGATTATCCGCACACAGAATGCGCAAGCGGCGGGTGTGTTGATTGCGCTGAACCGGCAGGAACGCGGTCAGGGCGAGCTGTCTGCGATTCAAGAAGTCGAGCGGGACTACCAGATGCCTGTCGTCAGCATCGTTTCATTGGCTCAGGTCTTGGAGTTTCTGGCGCAGGACGCACAGCTCCAGCAGCACTTGCCCGCGGTCGAGGCATACCGAGATCGATACGGGATCTAAGCTACGACTGGGCCACTCTGTTACTTGCTGAACTGATTTGTCGCGTGCGGCGATGTTGTGCTTTGTCACCTACTGACAATTTAGGCCCGAAGCTGGATCACGGCAGTAACGCTGCTCTGGCTGCCCATTGGCTCGCAAGACTTGTAATTAGCCGAAGATCCTCCACGCGCTGTCTTTTCTGCTTGCTTTGCCGTTGGCTTCGAGCACGTAGGCCAAGACTGGAACTGTCAGTTGGTGTGCTTATTGCTGCGCACACGCTTGGGGTTTGTATAAGCTCAGCGCTTCAATATAAAAAATCAGGCGTTCCGGCGCGCCTTGCCAAGGTGCGCTGGATGCAAAGGGGCAAGAAAATGCAATTAGGGAGCGCGGTGCTGTTGCTGTTGGGGGCGTTGCTAGCAACGGGTGCGCAGGCTGAGCTGTACCGCTATGTCGATGACAAGGGCGTGGTGGTACTTAATCGCCAGGGTGTCCCGCCCCAGCATATTGGCAAAGGCTACGAGGTGCTCAACGATCAAGGGCGGGTGACCCGAGTAGTGCCACCGGCGCCGACGCCTGAAGAGCGTCAGCGATTGCTCGAGGCCAAGGCGCAAGCCAACTCGGACGCTCAACTGCTGCGTCTGTATGCCAGCGTCCAGGATGTCGAGCGCGCCAAGGCTCGAAAGCTCTCGGAACTCGACAGCGTCATCGGAATC from Pseudomonas sp. DNDY-54 encodes:
- the rpoZ gene encoding DNA-directed RNA polymerase subunit omega, encoding MARVTVEDCLDNVDNRFELVMLATKRSRQLATGGKEPKVAWENDKPTVVALREIASGLVDYDVIAQDDIVDDEPLFVQYEEESNETL
- a CDS encoding CHASE2 domain-containing protein; its protein translation is MAPPRILAPRLLLALAGLLVACGLYLAEPLMLQSLRNSLFDQYQRWQPRPAPAQTAVRVVDIDEASLARLGQWPWPRDLLAQLLRRLYQAGAAVVVFDVLFAEPDRSSPRRVLNALNLPPGVLDELGPLPDHDRLFAAALERQPSVLGFATTRAPSPSTPQSRFGVQFDADAAQADFSAYMGTSTALPLLENAAAGSGAMTFKPDSDGVVRRVPVMIRVGEHLFPSLTAEALRVYLGRKLYRIETAASGAVERVRIGELTLPTNRQGELWLHYRRDLDAQSVPAWRVLDAPSAELFEGSIALIGSSAQGLQDLRFSPLGGIVPGVQVHAQAIEQALAGSSLQRPFWASAVEALTLLLAGLLLCLLTLGSGAFTAAWVAAVLVAVLNAIAWWAYSRQGLLLDSLTLSIGLLLIYLGASLARHRASEEQQRWVRDAFSHYISPNLVGHLVRHPEQLQLGGERRCCSFVFTDITDFTTLMEQQSPEQVVGMLNEYLEGIIQIAFRHEGTLERIVGDGMAILFSAPLIQPDHPARALACALEIRRFTRAFTAAQHVAGIPLGRTRISAHSGDVVVGNFGGETLFDYRALGDAVNVAARLEGLNRYLGTDLCVSERIRGANPSVPMRAIGDVLLKGKTQPIRLYEPCEETGDSRYDNAYALLASEDAGATDAFERLHAERPEDALVHYQLQRLRAGQRGERILMTEK
- a CDS encoding exodeoxyribonuclease III, translating into MRIISVNVNGIQAAAQRGLLSWLQAQNADVICLQDTRASVVELDDPAYQLDGYFLYTVDAEIPEQGGVALYSRLQPKAVIMGLGFETADRYGRYLQADFDKVSIASLLLPTGRGGDEDLNQKFKFMDDFAHYLDKQRRKRREYIYCGSLYVAHQKLDVKNWRDCQQATGFLAPERAWLDEIFGNMGYVDALREVSREGDLYSWWPDTEQAQMLNLGWRFDYQILTSGMRRFVRSARLPRQPRFSQHAPLVVDYDWTLSL
- the gmk gene encoding guanylate kinase produces the protein MSASTGTLYIVSAPSGAGKTSLVKALLDAQPQVRVSVSHTTRPMRPGEVDGVNYHFVSREEFIQRLEHDEFLEHAEVFGNLYGTSQRWLEQTLSEGFDLILEIDWQGAQQVRRLMPQAKSIFILPPTQEALRQRLTNRGQDSDDVIERRMREAVSEMTHYVEYDYLVINDDFAHALIDLQAIFRANQLLQTSQQERFRGLLEQLLA
- the spoT gene encoding bifunctional GTP diphosphokinase/guanosine-3',5'-bis pyrophosphate 3'-pyrophosphohydrolase, which translates into the protein MPAIDVLADRLSTYLGEDQVNLVRRAYFYAEQAHDGQRRRSGEAYVTHPLAVANILADMHMDHQSLMAAMLHDVIEDTGIAKEALTAQFGETVAELVDGVSKLTQMKFETKAEAQAENFQKMAMAMARDIRVILVKLADRLHNMRTLEVLAGEKRRRIAKETLEIYAPIANRLGMHAMRVEFEDLGFKAMHPMRSERIRAAVRRARGNRNEIVDKIEQSLTHCLEREGLEGEVVGREKHLFSIYKKMRGKRKAFNEIMDVYAFRIVVDKVDTCYRVLGAVHSLYKPLPGRFKDYIAIPKANGYQSLHTTLFGMHGVPIEIQIRTREMEEMANNGIAAHWLYKSNDDEAPKGTHARARQWVKGVLELQERAGNSLEFIESVKIDLFPDEVYVFTPKGSIMELPKGSTAVDFAYAVHTDVGNTCIACRVNRRLAPLSQALESGCTVEIVTAPGARPNPAWLNFVVTGKARTHIRHALKLQRRSESINLGERLLNKVLTGFETSLDTISAERIQAVLNEYHMEVIEDLLEDIGLGNRMAYVIARRLLASEGEQAPSAEGPLAIRGTEGLVLNYAKCCTPIPGDPIVGHLSAGKGMVVHLDTCRNIADVRHNPDKCIQLSWSKDVTGEFNVELRVELEHQRGLIALLAGSVNAADGNIEKIGMDERDGRISVVQLVVSVHDRVHLARVIKKLRAIKGVMRITRMKA
- a CDS encoding DUF4870 domain-containing protein, which encodes MTDQQLMPQPSPQARQWAMFCHYSAFCWFLVPMIGNVLGPLIVWQLKKDMDPFVDEQGKEALNFQITFSILLMICGVLAWILIGFPLMALISVVALVLVVIAGIRANEGKPYRYPFCWRIVK
- a CDS encoding RidA family protein, with the translated sequence MSKTVIHSDSAPAAIGPYSQAIKAGNTVYMSGQIPLDPKTMELVEGFEAQTAQVFENLKAVAEAAGGSLKDIVKLNIFLTDLGNFATVNDVMSRYFQQPYPARAAIGIAALPKAAQVEMDAILVLD
- a CDS encoding DUF4124 domain-containing protein, with product MQLGSAVLLLLGALLATGAQAELYRYVDDKGVVVLNRQGVPPQHIGKGYEVLNDQGRVTRVVPPAPTPEERQRLLEAKAQANSDAQLLRLYASVQDVERAKARKLSELDSVIGITRSNLQSLRSQQANLQSQAAGHERAGRAVPEQLLTQIENLAKEQASLRRDVERYKQVRKQAEVTFAREQQRVGELLGQSD
- the rph gene encoding ribonuclease PH, with protein sequence MKRPSGRAADQLRSIRITRNYTKHAEGSVLVEFGDTKVICTASIENGVPRFLKGQGQGWLTAEYGMLPRATGERNQREASRGKQGGRTLEIQRLIGRSLRASLDMSKLGENTIYIDCDVIQADGGTRTASITGAMVALVDALKLLKKRGGLKGGDPLKQMVAAVSVGIYQGQPVLDLDYLEDSSAETDLNVVMTNAGGFIEVQGTAEGAPFQPEELNAMLALAQAGMKELFALQLAALAD
- a CDS encoding YicC/YloC family endoribonuclease, whose translation is MIHSMTAFARAEQAGDHGTLSWEIRSVNHRYLEPHLRLPEAFRDLEGSVREALRKGLSRGKVECTLRFAEEASGRSMQVDTERASQLIAAAESVAALIKQPAPLNPLEILSWPGVLVGDAADPQALNSAALQLFHRTLAELKNGRQREGEELARLINERLDAITEETVTLRSQVPQMLAAQRQKLLDRCAEMRIELDPQRLEQEIAMLAQKSDVAEELDRLATHVSEVRRVLTAGGAAGRRLDFLMQELNREANTLGSKAFDTRGTQAAVNLKVLIEQMREQVQNIE
- the pyrE gene encoding orotate phosphoribosyltransferase, which codes for MQAYQREFIRFAIERGVLRFGEFTLKSGRTSPYFFNAGLFNTGTALAQLGRFYAAAVVESGIDFDVIFGPAYKGIPLAAATAISLAEHHQRDLPWCFNRKEAKDHGEGGTLVGAPLDGRVLIVDDVITAGTAIREVMQIIRTQNAQAAGVLIALNRQERGQGELSAIQEVERDYQMPVVSIVSLAQVLEFLAQDAQLQQHLPAVEAYRDRYGI